The following coding sequences lie in one Synechococcus sp. MW101C3 genomic window:
- a CDS encoding DUF3592 domain-containing protein, with amino-acid sequence MKAMATAKYVITLVGVGMLVGAFLFFRSTSSFIAEATKAEGTVVELEESRTSDSTFYSPVVQFTSLNGRVIEFVSSASSNPPTYSKGQKVEVLYLPADPKHAKINGFFPLWGGSAVLGGMGSVFFSIGAGIILAGALKCRKDDYLKNHGTPIETDYHSVELNTAISVNGSYPFRVVTQWQNPWTSELHVFKSNSIWFDPSSYIQSNKITVFIEKGNPRHYYVDLSFLPKLAE; translated from the coding sequence ATGAAAGCAATGGCTACAGCTAAGTATGTCATCACCTTGGTCGGTGTTGGAATGCTTGTTGGAGCGTTCCTTTTTTTCAGGAGTACGAGCTCATTTATCGCTGAGGCGACCAAAGCAGAAGGCACTGTGGTTGAACTCGAAGAGTCTCGGACTAGTGATTCAACTTTCTATAGTCCTGTTGTTCAATTTACCAGTCTGAATGGTCGGGTCATTGAATTCGTCTCTTCCGCTAGTAGTAACCCGCCAACATACTCAAAAGGTCAAAAGGTTGAGGTCTTGTACCTCCCGGCAGATCCAAAGCATGCAAAGATTAATGGTTTCTTTCCCCTTTGGGGAGGTTCAGCCGTTCTCGGTGGAATGGGTAGCGTATTCTTCTCGATCGGAGCTGGCATCATCCTTGCTGGAGCACTGAAGTGCCGCAAAGACGACTATCTAAAAAATCATGGAACACCAATAGAAACTGACTACCATAGCGTTGAGCTCAACACCGCTATATCAGTCAATGGGTCTTATCCATTCCGAGTTGTGACGCAGTGGCAGAATCCATGGACTTCTGAGCTGCATGTCTTTAAAAGTAACAGCATCTGGTTTGATCCCTCGAGTTATATTCAGAGTAACAAAATTACGGTATTCATAGAGAAGGGAAATCCAAGGCATTACTACGTAGATCTCTCTTTTCTCCCGAAGCTTGCAGAATAA